A genomic stretch from Sulfobacillus thermosulfidooxidans includes:
- the trmFO gene encoding methylenetetrahydrofolate--tRNA-(uracil(54)-C(5))-methyltransferase (FADH(2)-oxidizing) TrmFO, with protein MKKSKLNDVNVVGGGLAGSEAAWQLAQLGFTVHLFEMRPQTMTPAHVSGKFGELVCSNSLGSTLGLAPATLLKDEMRLLDSLIIKAGESARVPAGSALAVDREAFSQGITEILEGHPNIVIHHEVVTEILSGPTVIATGPLTHESLTEAISDLVGAKMLSFFDAAAPIVLAESVDMNHAFWGSREGNQDYLNCPLTKDEYMAFYDALIHAEQHMGHDFESTAFFEGCLPIEELARRGVKTPLYGPMKPIGLENPFEQGRRPYAVVQLRRDNAAGSLMSLVGFQTNLRWGEQKRVFGLIPALHDAEFVRYGVMHRNTYLKSPAILRPTLNAKVREDLWFAGQMTGVEGYVESAATGIMVARYIAQWLEHGQIQPFPQDTMMGALAYYITHTDPEHFQPMNANFGLLTLPPEIQQIHDKKARRRWLRDRALASLKEYLERIGVEVSHHETR; from the coding sequence ATGAAGAAGAGCAAGCTCAATGACGTCAATGTTGTTGGCGGAGGTTTGGCCGGATCCGAGGCTGCATGGCAATTGGCCCAGTTAGGTTTCACAGTTCACCTATTCGAAATGCGGCCCCAGACCATGACACCTGCTCACGTGAGTGGAAAGTTTGGCGAGCTAGTCTGTTCCAACTCGCTGGGTTCGACACTCGGTCTGGCACCAGCAACCTTATTAAAAGATGAAATGCGGTTATTGGACTCACTTATTATTAAGGCGGGAGAATCGGCTAGGGTTCCGGCGGGGTCGGCGTTAGCGGTTGACCGTGAGGCATTTAGTCAGGGCATAACCGAGATTCTGGAAGGTCATCCGAATATTGTGATTCACCATGAGGTTGTGACCGAAATTTTAAGCGGGCCGACCGTTATTGCTACCGGTCCCTTAACGCACGAATCATTGACCGAAGCCATTTCCGATTTAGTTGGGGCGAAAATGTTATCATTCTTCGATGCGGCCGCTCCCATTGTTCTAGCCGAAAGCGTCGATATGAATCACGCGTTTTGGGGATCACGGGAAGGAAATCAAGATTACCTGAATTGTCCTTTAACTAAGGATGAGTACATGGCGTTTTATGATGCCTTAATTCATGCGGAACAACATATGGGGCATGATTTTGAATCCACAGCCTTTTTTGAGGGATGTTTACCAATTGAAGAATTGGCCAGACGCGGTGTGAAAACCCCACTATATGGTCCGATGAAACCCATTGGCCTTGAAAATCCGTTTGAACAAGGCCGTAGACCTTATGCCGTCGTTCAGCTACGCCGTGATAACGCTGCGGGATCGTTAATGAGCCTTGTGGGTTTTCAGACGAATTTGCGTTGGGGAGAACAAAAGCGTGTGTTTGGACTTATTCCGGCGTTGCATGATGCCGAATTTGTGCGCTACGGGGTGATGCATCGCAACACCTACTTGAAGTCACCCGCGATACTAAGACCGACATTAAATGCGAAGGTGCGAGAAGACTTGTGGTTCGCTGGTCAAATGACGGGCGTTGAGGGTTATGTGGAATCGGCTGCAACAGGCATTATGGTAGCGAGGTACATTGCTCAATGGCTCGAGCATGGTCAAATTCAACCTTTCCCTCAGGACACGATGATGGGGGCGTTGGCGTACTATATTACCCATACTGATCCGGAGCATTTTCAACCGATGAATGCCAATTTTGGACTTTTGACGTTACCTCCAGAAATTCAACAGATCCATGACAAAAAAGCACGGCGGCGTTGGTTGAGAGACCGGGCCTTAGCGTCATTGAAAGAGTATCTTGAACGCATCGGTGTTGAGGTATCGCACCATGAAACCCGTTAA
- the hslV gene encoding ATP-dependent protease subunit HslV — protein sequence MRVAAIEFHGTTILGIVRDGKAVIGGDGQVTFGQNTVMKHTATKVRRLYHNKVLAGFAGSVADALTLFELFEGKLEESHGNLQRAAVALSRQWRTDRMLGKLEALLLVADTEHLFILSGTGEVIEPDDYIAAIGSGGSYALAAARAFSSIEPPLPLEDLVRRSLDIAADICIYTNHHLTIETLN from the coding sequence ATGAGAGTGGCAGCCATTGAATTTCATGGGACAACAATTCTCGGGATTGTGAGAGACGGCAAAGCGGTGATTGGGGGAGATGGTCAGGTCACTTTCGGCCAAAATACTGTTATGAAGCACACGGCGACAAAGGTTCGACGTTTGTATCATAATAAAGTATTGGCGGGATTTGCTGGGTCGGTAGCGGATGCATTGACCTTGTTCGAACTTTTTGAAGGGAAACTTGAAGAAAGTCACGGCAACCTGCAACGCGCGGCAGTGGCTCTTTCTCGTCAATGGCGCACCGATCGGATGCTGGGTAAATTGGAAGCCTTGTTATTAGTAGCAGACACCGAACATTTATTTATTTTGTCCGGAACAGGCGAAGTGATAGAACCTGATGACTATATTGCCGCTATTGGATCGGGAGGCAGTTATGCCTTGGCAGCTGCGCGGGCCTTTTCGTCGATTGAGCCTCCGCTGCCTTTAGAAGATTTGGTTAGACGTTCTTTGGACATTGCGGCGGATATTTGTATCTATACCAATCACCATTTGACTATTGAAACCTTGAATTAA
- the xerA gene encoding site-specific tyrosine recombinase/integron integrase, which translates to MKPVNEWIEYYIQTLMLVEQASEHTARAYAQDLHQLENFVGALDQVSTKDIRAWISSMMKQGLAPRTVARKLAVIRSFYRFVKRQGWRTDNPASRVLTPRFRPLLPRTLTMDEAHDLIESAKTMPGPLGLRNWALMEILYGAGLRSQEAVSLNIADVDLTSRFVRVKGKGGKERVVPFGTKASQALDEYLLRGRKALIRTRTTALFVNYRGGRLTTRSVRRIVKNVLAKAAIQRNISPHWLRHSFATHMLMNGADLRVIQELLGHSLLRTTQLYTLVSQEHIAKVYQNAHPRA; encoded by the coding sequence ATGAAACCCGTTAATGAGTGGATTGAGTATTATATCCAAACACTCATGTTGGTGGAGCAAGCATCTGAACACACCGCCCGCGCATATGCTCAGGATCTACACCAATTAGAAAATTTTGTCGGCGCGTTGGATCAGGTTAGCACCAAGGATATTCGGGCATGGATATCATCGATGATGAAACAGGGATTGGCTCCGAGAACTGTGGCCCGAAAATTGGCTGTGATTCGATCGTTTTACCGGTTCGTTAAGCGACAGGGATGGCGCACCGACAATCCTGCTAGTCGAGTGCTCACTCCACGGTTTCGCCCCTTATTGCCCCGAACTCTAACGATGGATGAAGCCCATGATCTGATTGAAAGCGCCAAAACTATGCCGGGTCCTCTAGGACTTAGAAACTGGGCTTTAATGGAGATTCTTTATGGAGCGGGACTCAGAAGTCAAGAAGCGGTATCTTTAAATATAGCTGATGTGGATTTGACGAGCCGTTTTGTGCGCGTCAAAGGCAAAGGCGGAAAAGAGCGGGTGGTGCCCTTCGGCACTAAAGCTTCTCAGGCACTGGATGAATATTTACTTCGAGGAAGAAAGGCTCTTATCCGCACACGCACCACGGCGCTCTTTGTTAATTACCGGGGTGGCAGGCTGACTACACGTAGTGTGCGGCGGATTGTAAAAAATGTGTTGGCCAAAGCCGCGATTCAAAGAAATATCAGCCCACACTGGCTGAGGCATTCATTTGCGACTCATATGCTCATGAATGGTGCCGATTTGCGGGTGATTCAAGAACTTTTGGGCCACAGTTTATTACGTACGACACAACTTTATACATTAGTGTCCCAAGAACATATTGCTAAAGTCTATCAAAATGCCCATCCTCGTGCTTGA